Proteins encoded within one genomic window of Acetomicrobium sp. S15 = DSM 107314:
- a CDS encoding CBS domain-containing protein — protein MNPDPFCVRTDTDQEEVARIMAKYDLHTIPVVDKEK, from the coding sequence ATGAATCCCGATCCATTTTGTGTTCGCACCGATACGGACCAGGAGGAAGTAGCTCGAATCATGGCCAAATATGACCTTCATACTATACCGGTTGTGGACAAAGAAAAGTAA